One segment of Penaeus vannamei isolate JL-2024 chromosome 3, ASM4276789v1, whole genome shotgun sequence DNA contains the following:
- the LOC113810128 gene encoding treslin-like, with amino-acid sequence MFSSVQAVFLIDVNSFVGLSNNESELERNVARLKLGCLKLLTEFGARTEKGSEEVRWSCKYYDSLSFRPDTTRKSFVDFNRSSFDEFENDVTDRFCKAFDTKQAPGEQPLAGEPGKPHCYILKKALQEVLLDYNWDRPDISSPVKTNRRRTKGGQSKLLPENVGPYNSVIVCTRVPHSLEDVRLFCGCDSEAAEAQVTAEDFLGTVVDPALLKGFQEDKQIHLNFINVSDAPNTAAVDPRVTSTINAGLSKLSGSLHPLSNIVQSDAVQIAASDKVPEAGGIFPSPPVCVAGIGVQVTWWKKARGARPRRPQPGPFLVWEDAEGISYLKVQLEVLAVHGSSSQEWGNAVVVGVVRTSAVSVLAVAGGTGHLYVCHAPNTVFTTLISVLAKYQLSVLLKLNCGGVAVLCPWAGGVGCLAVISASGLATPPLHSQAASQETRITDPGLLNFVAQTVEKCLKNASPHMNGETIVTTKRFSAHQTERWYRPLKGSSDAVKEIRRKRANRMERKAMQERLQKRYRPQIPCPLSAGEMGPVDLVDVTQPLGEAGPSKKPTMSRAQQLVKKSHIVTAQQKVKEQRAEEEERVQATERRAAQATEQARKSQALESQVLNKVSDIQDTEKLIQTLKNLCNGDGIETDLFTSAQTVINLALMHVKNNCGKDMEGGLRKLLGSGVIQTTVDINNEHPAESHLHHYKLQTLLHLELLWVLGYSSSSQMEDEEESRGSSIREHHVEEAVKMLRAISLRHNPTTMATFLQETVLENYVGTLGEVLVEIYEELNQPLPGPLKILTGDLSSVADTRPNSVKSHASSVVSYDSTCGSVENPGSGKSREGRRMSSRHPSLKETSKRTIVIPVVTRALRRTNSEQTKQAAAPPASVANKASESADNDIKKVCRNLFDLSDGAAPKPKLQRSMTVGSVPVAELRRSPRKKHRKSTAITPRKSRMLMKSSKGSHKTPVKGMRTAEKGMKTPKSKKGGVIVPETPGDKVGQTMFNKRRIRKSTGTTLVTESPDIKRVSKTTPRRLQASLTITRRNSFYSGARSRNWERGKTQLLADHIRSHSERRSLDSSALQSVGDASFLFSEILSASQSEVSHQDSTSNNKDHNDAGTPERRVLDYGLDTSTEVEESSETVSSGNNVSNNTSQSSSVFSDSPAKNARAQRLNREFEDSLSRKNLKRTPVKAVKRALSLSTPTKPLLVPKSPRRSLRVESGKEEPLFCTPKKVNDSPFSKKMFSVDGTVPGTPKQSSQNKTLLDTSLSTMTPSKRVQFSLTLTPSKRVLMANNPQTPKNKLGILSSNPPTPKSILKTPSKTPGKTPAKANIQSPDIFATTGKKEKQTPMKTPLKGMDGKAGLKVSKLNLEDFSERVPETPSKVDMGTPVKVGTFVCNGESEIELLSPVKGSRRHSTSSVLLYTPEKKYPLAEDACIEDENKNLSGNEDHGPDIGVETLKGITPEDVELMNTLMFGKEQEESSEMGAAEISEDDDFFKLDINGILCSLSSPTKQTSNQSPIVSHTLHEDLVPSLGEPKTPLLDLSVFLNGQVTPEKNIGCKPGSEDLLASPEITLDPKIKRYIERMNQQFSSIENGTESQPDITMNETLEERLKENDQVKKSVESEVTVDADIGSAALSIDSSGNCFSESERSHGTETLEVQRILTSKSPDKNAKEMESERRSKKLARSSINEKEIETLQAVVDSEESTCVETKDDRGVVLGKSEQESNLECKRTPKKGTRRSCVHSESSEVSRSFVDKSEETELLDTGNSEINFEKSEGKKTERQVEQLKILPESVLQKKDSNDSGGQEKEMKSVMKPENIYRRETRKSGNKSLLHKSEEFLANKAGDSCSVHNENEMPDEVLNTEDATENIASESDKPELEEREETVLPKTDGININQMDDVVDEKPKPVRKTPGNLASYDNSLINQPESRDSDKKGKKTTKRKIFESDDEIEETVNQENIKRRPSSSNRQDLKRRKGNDRRASLRKQAELQKRKTEERTSKRSCVKRIPSFKEYSSEDEDYIFEDPETSPVGFVENKVDIPSSKRRRIFEDDEDFISPLKADSELMPLKNVENLPHSNKISNTVSVENDVKKVGVESSKLDVQDSPLSKVSTPDRCKQQKIDIYLSPMHKQAAEAENVTRLTTETVIRKRPETPNDWKRVKPRANKSKNSKLDTDSDAPKSTNCQTEVGRNEDKFQGRRGKRKRRGVKLKLTKSGDHYQVSEANASIGSSDLNSSGDLQVNYGTNNGKKDADNSLDSSSACDTPVSKKKKSQKEKSIITPLRFTRHMSKDLSVSPEFFQKLITLSPERGGSPMKSSKRKSDEALGHKLEREMMEQQNNDDSVSTTSSIGHCNSSDLEDLPFNLSPDPELKSQRNTVVNEEWTVQNVPGSPTMKTFIRKQKNKHSIHKSPRIELSPLKSRPKRSTLSNPSMLSLVHLSVSPIINNKVNMDTHESQGKSRYQPKPKSSRRLYRSSKNF; translated from the exons ATGTTTTCGTCGGTTCAGGCTGTGTTTCTCATTGATGTGAACAGTTTCGTAGGCCTATCGAACAACGAGAGTGAATTAGAGCGAAATGTGGCCCGGTTGAAGTTGGGTTGCCTGAAGTTGTTGACGGAATTTGGCGCGCGAACTGAGAAGGGCTCCGAGGAGGTGCGATGGTCCTGTAAGTATTatgactccctctccttcaggcCGGACACCACCAGGAAGAGCTTTGTGGACTTCAATAGGAGCTCTTTCGATGAGTTTGAAAATGACGTCACGGACAGGTTTTGCAAAGCCTTTGACACCAAGCAGGCGCCGGGCGAGCAGCCCCTGGCAGGAGAGCCTGGCAAGCCCCATTGTTACATCCTGAAGAAGGCTCTGCAGGAGGTTCTCCTCGATTACAACTGGGACAGGCCGGACATCAGTTCGCCCGTGAAGACGAACAGGCGGAGGACGAAGGGCGGGCAGAGCAAACTCCTTCCCGAGAATGTAGGTCCTTACAACAGTGTGATTGTGTGCACTCGGGTGCCTCACAGCCTGGAGGACGTGAGGCTCTTCTGCGGATGTGATTCGGAGGCTGCAGAGGCGCAGGTGACGGCCGAAGACTTCCTGGGCACCGTTGTTGACCCTGCATTGCTCAAAGGGTTCCaggaagacaaacaaatacacctgAACTTTATTAACGTATCAGATGCCCCAAATACAGCTGCAGTTGATCCCCGTGTTACAAGCACCATAAATGCAGGTCTAAGCAAACTTAGTGGCAGCCTGCATCCCCTTAGCAATATTGTCCAGTCAGATGCGGTGCAGATTGCAGCCAGTGACAAGGTCCCAGAGGCAGGGGGAATATTCCCGTCTCCTCCAGTATGTGTCGCAGGGATTGGTGTGCAAGTGACATGGTGGAAGAAAGCGCGAGGAGCCCGGCCTCGTCGCCCTCAGCCGGGTCCTTTCTTGGTATGGGAGGATGCAGAAGGGATATCCTATCTGAAGGTGCAGTTGGAGGTGTTGGCTGTCCATGGAAG CTCCTCACAAGAATGGGGAAATGCTGTAGTAGTTGGTGTAGTGCGAACGAGTGCAGTGAGTGTATTGGCTGTAGCAGGTGGAACTGGCCATCTTTATGTCTGCCATGCCCCAAACACTGTGTTCACTACCTTGATCAGCGTCCTTGCAAAATATCAGCTCTCAGTG cTGCTCAAACTAAACTGTGGAGGGGTTGCTGTACTGTGTCCATGGGCAGGGGGAGTTGGTTGTCTTGCTGTTATATCGGCATCAGGTCTGGCGACACCCCCACTACATAGTCAAGCAGCTTCTCAGGAAACCCGGATTACTGATCCTGGTTTACTGAATTTCGTTGCTCAGACAGTTGAGAAATGTCTGAAG AATGCCTCTCCACACATGAATGGGGAGACTATAGTAACCACTAAGAGGTTTTCTGCCCACCAAACAGAAAGATGGTATAGGCCCTTAAAGGGAAGCAGTGATGCTGTGAAAGAAATCAGGAGAAA ACGAGCCAACAGAATGGAACGCAAAGCAATGCAAGAGCGTTTGCAGAAAAGATACCGCCCCCAGATTCCTTGTCCTCTGTCAGCTGGAGAGATGGGACCTGTTGATCTTGTTGATGTGACGCAACCATTGGGAGAAGCTGGACCTTCTAAAAAGCCTACTATGAGCCGTGCTCAACAGCTAGTAAAGAAGAGTCATATTGTAACAGCTCAACAAAAAGTAAAG GAGCAAcgtgcagaagaagaagaacgcgTCCAAGCAACAGAGCGTAGGGCAGCACAAGCCACAGAACAGGCTCGGAAGTCTCAGGCACTTGAATCACAAGTTTTGAATAAAGTGTCTGATATTCAG gACACAGAAAAGTTGATCCAAACTCTGAAGAATCTGTGCAATGGTGATGGCATTGAGACAGACCTCTTTACGTCAGCACAAACTGTAATTAACCTTGCCCTCATGCATGTCAAGAACAACTGTGGGAAAGACATGGAG GGTGGATTGCGAAAATTGTTAGGTAGTGGTGTTATCCAAACGACGGTGGATATCAATAATGAGCATCCAGCAGAGTCTCATCTGCACCATTACAAACTACAAACTTTGTTGCACCTAGAGCTGTTATGGGTCTTAG GTTATTCATCCAGTAGCCaaatggaggatgaagaggaaagcaGGGGAAGCAGCATCCGAGAACATCATGTGGAGGAGGCAGTGAAGATGCTGAGGGCTATATCCCTTCGCCATAACCCAACTACTATGGCCACCTTCTTGCAGGAGACAGTCTTAGAAAA tTATGTTGGAACTCTTGGGGAGGTGCTAGTAGAAATCTATGAAGAACTAAATCAACCTCTCCCAGGGCCACTGAAGATTCTCACAGGAGACTTGAGTTCTGTGGCTGATACGAGGCCCAATTCTGTGAAGTCCCAT GCAAGTTCTGTGGTTAGTTACGACAGTACCTGTGGCTCAGTTGAGAATCCAGGCTCGGGCAAATCAAGAGAAGGGCGGAGAATGTCTTCACGTCATCCAAGCCTAAAAGAGACAAGCAAAAGAACCATTGTTATACCAGTTGTAACAAGGGCACTGAGGAGAACCAATAGTGAGCAAACTAAACAAGCAGCAGCTCCCCCAGCCTCTGTTGCAAATAAAG CTTCTGAGTCAGCTGACAATGACATTAAAAAAGTGTGCCGCAACCTCTTTGACCTGAGTGATGGTGCAGCTCCGAAGCCTAAGTTGCAGAGATCAATGACTGTTGGATCAGTACCCGTGGCAGAACTGAGACGCAGCCCTCGGAAGAAGCACAGAAAGTCCACTGCTATTACCCCAAGGAAAAGCAGAATGTTAATGAAATCATCGAAAGGCTCTCATAAAACTCCTGTCAAAGGGATGCGCACTGCAGAAAAGGGCATGAAGACTCCAAAATCAAAGAAAG GAGGTGTGATTGTTCCTGAAACACCTGGGGACAAAGTTGGACAGACTATGTTTAACAAAAGAAGGATTCGGAAGAGCACAGGCACAACATTGGTCACTGAGAGCCCAGATATTAAAA GAGTCAGCAAAACAACACCCCGAAGGCTCCAAGCAAGTCTGACAATTACTCGCAGAAATTCGTTCTACTCTGGAGCACGTTCCCGAAACTGGGAACGTGGTAAAACGCAGTTGCTTGCAGACCATATCCGTAGCCATTCTGAAAGACGGAGCTTAGATTCTAGTGCTTTGCAAAGTGTGGGAGATGCTAGTTTCTTGTTCTCAGAAATCTTATCAGCAAGTCAGTCAGAGGTTTCACATCAAGATTCCACCAGTAACAACAAGGATCATAATGATGCTGGAACTCCAGAAAGACGTGTTTTGGACTATGGGCTAGATACAAGCACTGAAGTTGAGGAAAGTTCAGAAACAGTAAGTTCAGGTAATAATGTGTCCAATAATACCTCACAGTCATCATCAGTCTTCTCTGACTCTCCTGCTAAAAATGCCCGTGCACAGAGATTAAATAGGGAGTTTGAAGATTCATTATCTAGGAAGAACTTGAAAAGAACTCCTGTAAAGGCTGTGAAAagggctctctcactctctactcccaCAAAACCACTTTTGGTTCCTAAATCTCCTAGAAGGAGCCTTCGTGTTGAGTCAGGCAAAGAGGAGCCTTTATTCTGTACGCCAAAGAAAGTAAATGATAGTCCTTTCAGTAAGAAAATGTTCTCTGTTGATGGAACAGTACCTGGCACACCCAAACAAAGTAGCCAGAATAAAACACTATTGGATACATCCCTATCCACTATGACACCAAGCAAAAGAGTGCAATTCAGTTTGACACTTACACCAAGTAAACGTGTTTTAATGGCCAATAATCCACAAACTCCCAAAAACAAGTTAGGAATATTGTCTAGTAATCCTCCAACTCCCAAGAGTATTCTGAAAACTCCCTCCAAGACTCCTGGAAAAACACCTGCTAAAGCCAACATTCAGAGTCCCGATATATTTGCTAcaactggaaagaaagaaaagcagactCCAATGAAAACACCATTAAAGGGTATGGATGGTAAAGCTGGCCTGAAAGTATCCAAATTGAATTTAGAAGACTTCAGTGAGAGAGTTCCTGAAACCCCTTCAAAAGTAGATATGGGTACTCCTGTGAAAGTAGGTACATTTGTCTGTAATGGAGAAAGTGAAATTGAACTTCTGTCACCAGTAAAAGGCAGTAGAAGGCATAGTACAAGTTCAGTCTTACTTTACACTCCAGAGAAAAAATATCCCTTGGCAGAGGATGCATGTATAGAGGATGAAAACAAGAATTTATCAGGAAATGAAGACCATGGACCAGACATTGGTGTCGAGACTTTAAAGGGTATTACTCCAGAGGATGTTGAATTAATGAATACACTCATGTTtggaaaggaacaagaagaaagctCTGAAATGGGAGCAGCAGAGATCAGTGAGGATGATGACTTTTTCAAACTAGATATCAATGGTATTTTGTGTTCTCTTTCCAGTCCTACCAAACAAACAAGTAATCAGTCTCCCATTGTAAGCCATACCTTGCATGAAGATTTGGTCCCATCTTTAGGAGAACCAAAAACTCCTTTGCTAGATTTAAGTGTTTTCTTGAATGGACAAGTAACCCCTGAAAAGAATATTGGCTGTAAACCAGGTAGTGAGGATCTCCTTGCTAGTCCTGAAATTACTTTGGACCCAAAAATAAAGaggtatatagagagaatgaacCAACAATTTAGTAGTATTGAAAATGGTACAGAATCCCAGCCAGATATAACCATGAATGAGACTTTGGAAGAGAGATTAAAGGAAAATGATCAGGTAAAGAAGAGTGTTGAAAGTGAGGTTACAGTTGATGCAGACATAGGAAGTGCAGCTTTATCTATTGACTCAAGTGGAAACTGTTTCAGTGAATCAGAAAGATCCCATGGTACAGAAACTCTAGAAGTACAAAGAATATTGACAAGTAAATCTCCAGAcaaaaatgcaaaagaaatggaaagtgaaagaagaagcaagaagttGGCCAGATcatcaataaatgaaaaagaaatagaaacactTCAGGCAGTAGTGGATTCAGAGGAATCGACATGTGTTGAAACAAAGGACGATAGGGGTGTGGTATTGGGGAAATCAGAGCAAGAATCCAATCTTGAATGCAAAAGGACTCCAAAAAAAGGAACCAGAAGATCATGTGTACATTCAGAATCTTCAGAGGTGAGTCGGTCATTTGTGGATAAATCTGAAGAAACAGAATTGTTGGATACAGGAAACAGTGAAATTAACTTTGAAAAATCTGaggggaagaaaacagaaaggcaGGTAGAACAGTTGAAAATTTTGCCAGAGAGTGTGTTACAGAAAAAAGACAGCAATGATAGTGGTGgacaggaaaaggaaatgaagtctGTTATGAaaccagaaaatatatatagaagagaaacaagaaaatctGGGAATAAATCTTTACTGCACAAAAGTGAAGAGTTCTTAGCTAACAAGGCTGGGGACTCATGTAGTGTtcataatgagaatgaaatgCCAGATGAGGTACTTAATACAGAAGATGCAACAGAAAATATTGCTAGTGAGAGTGACAAGCCAGaactggaagaaagagaagaaacagtgtTACCGAAGACAGATGGGATAAATATTAACCAGATGGATGATGTGGTAGATGAGAAGCCAAAACCTGTAAGGAAAACACCTGGAAATTTAGCTTCATATGATAATTCATTAATTAATCAGCCTGAAAGTAGAGACTCAgacaaaaaaggcaagaaaactaCCAAGAGGAAGATATTTGAAAGTGATGATGAGATTGAGGAGACAGTCAATCAAGAGAATATTAAAAGGAGACCAAGCAGCAGTAATAGACAAGACctcaaaaggagaaaagggaatgataGAAGGGCGAGCTTGAGGAAACAGGCAGagctacaaaaaagaaaaactgaagaaaGAACCAGTAAAAGGAGTTGTGTCAAAAGAATTCCCTCATTCAAAGAGTATAGTAGTGAGGATGAAGATTATATCTTTGAAGATCCTGAAACATCACCAGTTGGTTTTGTGGAAAATAAGGTTGATATACCATCttcaaagagaaggaggatatttgaagatgatgaagatttcATATCTCCTTTGAAAGCAGACTCAGAATTGATGCCTTTGAAAAATGTTGAAAATTTACCCCATAGCAATAAAATCAGCAATACAGTATCAGTTGAAAATGATGTTAAGAAGGTAGGGGTAGAATCTAGTAAACTTGATGTACAGGATTCTCCATTATCTAAAGTAAGTACTCCAGATAGGTGCAAGCAACAGAAAAtagatatttatctctctccaatGCACAAACAAGCTGCCGAAGCAGAAAATGTAACAAGACTTACAACAGAAACTGTGATACGGAAAAGACCAGAGACACCAAATGACTGGAAGagagtcaaaccaagagctaacAAGAGCAAAAATTCTAAGCTAGATACAGACAGTGATGCTCCAAAAAGTACAAATTGTCAAACAGAAGTGGGAAGAAATGAAGACAAATTTCAGggcaggagaggaaagagaaagagaagaggtgtgAAGTTAAAGCTTACCAAAAGCGGAGATCACTACCAAGTTTCTGAGGCAAATGCATCAATTGGAAGTTCAGATCTCAATTCCAGTGGTGATTTGCAAGTTAATTATGGCACAAATAATGGCAAGAAAGATGCAGACAATTCTTTAGATTCATCAAGTGCATGTGATACTCCTgtatcaaagaagaagaaaagccaaAAGGAAAAATCTATAATAACACCTCTGCGATTTACAAGACATATGTCAAAAGACTTGAGTGTGTCACCAGAATTCTTTCAGAAATTGATTACTTTATCcccagagagaggaggaagcccCATGAAAAGttcaaagagaaagagtgatgaaGCATTAGGACACAAattggagagagaaatgatggaacaacaaaacaatgatgattcAGTTAGCACTACTTCAAGCATAGGGCACTGTAACAGTTCAGACCTAGAGGACCTTCCTTTTAACTTGTCACCAGATCCCGAATTGAAGAGCCAAAGGAATACAGTTGTTAATGAGGAATGGACAGTTCAGAACGTCCCAGGATCACCCACCATGAAGACCTTTATACgtaagcaaaaaaataaacattccaTTCACAAAAGCCCCCGTATAGAATTGTCTCCACTCAAAAGCAGACCAAAAAGGTCTACACTTTCCAACCCAAGTATGTTAAGTCTTGTTCATTTATCAGTGTCACCAATAATTAATAACAAAGTAAATATGGATACCCATGAATCTCAAGGCAAATCAAGATATCAACCAAAGCCGAAGTCTAGCAGAAGGTTGTACAGAAGCAGCAAGAATTTTTAA